A DNA window from Drosophila biarmipes strain raj3 chromosome 2R, RU_DBia_V1.1, whole genome shotgun sequence contains the following coding sequences:
- the LOC108036380 gene encoding lysophospholipid acyltransferase 6 isoform X2: protein MVEVNFLLCQILALFLASLFRSVLHPSKVSSKLRHTFALSIGLAFGYFCFGQQAIHIAGLPAICYIVIRTQDPRIVQRAVLLVAMCYLLCIHLMRQLYDYGSYALDITGPLMIITQKVTSLAFSIHDGFVRGDEELTKAQQYHAIRKMPSALEYFSYVWHFQSILAGPLVFYKDYIEFVEGYNLLSSPPGNGNLENSKREVVLEPSPTKAVIRKVVGSLVCAFIFMKFVKIYPVKDMKEDDFLDNTSVLYKYWYAMMATTCIRFKYYHAWLLADAICNNSGLGFTGYDKDGNPKWDLISNINVLSFEFSTNMRDAINNWNCGTNRWLRTLVYERVPKQYGTLLTFALSAVWHGFYPGYYLTFATGAVVVTAARTGRRLFRHRFQSTQVTRMFYDILTCLITRVVLGYATFPFVLLEFMGSIKLYLRFYLCLHIISLVTIFILPKFIRGERRSRTSNSNGNVRLSGSGNVKDAVTTNGGSPAALTAGNDLSEDGEEDKHAQCKVHTPTHQQPAAALHNTTEQQTSEQPNNVNLRPRPQQQQQQAQLEKKQMPRCARDAVSVPHDQCEMDQLSSKLKEKIEAETKNIEEFIDKTVTETVSGIVEFKNDLMRDIEFPKLKLPGSNGGIPLDSSNGVGLRKRNISSVHDNSTDPGNDTADLHHPLEENGAAFLKKEIEVINAVVQQAVPAVLSNGHAK from the exons GTAAACTTTTTACTCTGCCAAATACTGGCTCTCTTCCTGGCCTCACTCTTCCGCTCCGTGCTGCATCCTTCAAAGGTTTCCAGCAAACTGCGCCACACGTTCGCCCTGTCGATTGGCTTGGCCTTTGGCTACTTTTGCTTTGGCCAGCAGGCCATCCACATTGCCGGACTTCCGGCAATATGTTACATTGTCATCCGCACCCAGGATCCGCGCATCGTCCAAAG AGCCGTCCTGCTGGTGGCCATGTGCTATCTGCTGTGCATTCACCTGATGCGTCAGCTATATGACTATGGATCCTATGCCCTGGACATTACCGGGCCCCTGATGATCATCACCCAAAAGGTGACCAGTCTGGCCTTCAGCATTCACGATGGCTTCGTGCGGGGCGATGAG GAACTCACCAAAGCCCAGCAGTACCATGCCATTCGCAAAATGCCCTCGGCCTTGGAGTACTTCTCCTACGTGTGGCACTTCCAGAGCATTCTGGCCGGCCCCCTGGTCTTCTACAAGGACTACATCGAATTCGTGGAGGGCTACAATTTACTGAGCAGTCCACCAGGCAAC GGCAATCTGGAGAACAGCAAGAGGGAAGTGGTGCTGGAACCTTCACCAACTAAAGCGGTGATACGCAAAGTGGTTGGCAGTCTCGTGTGTGCATTCATATTCATGAAGTTTGTGAAAATATATCCGGTGAAAGACATGAAGGAGGACGACTTCCTGGACAACACCAGCGTGCTCTACAAGTACTGGTACGCCATGATGGCCACCACCTGCATACGCTTTAAGTATTATCACGCCTGGCTCCTAGCGGACGCCATTTGCAATAACTCAGGCCTAGGTTTCACTGGCTACGATAAGGATGGCAACCCCAAGTGGGACCTGATATCCAACATCAATGTGCTGTCGTTTGAG TTCTCAACCAACATGCGCGATGCGATTAACAATTGGAACTGCGGCACCAACCGCTGGCTGCGAACCCTCGTCTATGAGCGTGTTCCCAAGCAGTACGGCACGCTCCTCACCTTTGCCCTCAGCGCCGTCTGGCACGGCTTCTATCCGGGCTACTACCTGACCTTCGCCACCGGCGCCGTCGTTGTGACGGCTGCGCGCACCGGCCGGCGACTCTTCCGCCACCGCTTCCAAAGCACGCAGGTCACGCGAATGTTCTACGACATCTTAACCTGCCTGATTACACGCGTCGTACTGGGCTACGCCACATTCCCATTCGTTCTGCTTGAATTTATG GGCAGCATCAAATTGTACCTGAGATTTTATTTGTGCCTTCACATCATTTCACTAGTgaccatatttattttacccaAGTTTATACGCGGCGAACGCCGCTCTCGCACGTCGAATAGCAACGGAAACGTCCGGCTGTCGGGCAGCGGCAATGTCAAGGATGCGGTGACCACCAATGGAGGATCTCCAGCAGCTTTGACCGCTGGCAATGATCTCAGCGAGGATGGAGAGGAGGATAAGCACGCTCAATGTAAAGTCCACACGCCCACACATCAGCAGCCAGCTGCTGCCCTACACAACACTACTGAACAACAGACATCCGAGCAACCGAACAATGTAAACCTTCGACCACgcccacagcagcagcagcagcaggcacaACTAGAGAAGAAGCAGATGCCCAGGTGCGCCCGAGACGCAGTTAGCGTACCCCATGACCAGTGCGAAATGGACCAGCTGTCCAGCAAGCTAAAGGAGAAGATCGAGGCCGAGACCAAAAACATTGAGGAATTTATTGATAAGACTGTAACCGAGACCGTCAGCGGCATTGTGGAGTTCAAGAATGATCTGATGCGGGACATCGAATTTCCCAAGCTGAAGCTGCCCGGTAGCAACGGCGGCATTCCCCTAGACTCTTCAAATGGCGTTGGTCTGCGCAAACGCAACATATCCTCTGTCCATGACAATAGCACAGATCCTGGCAATGACACCGCTGACCTGCATCATCCCCTCGAGGAGAACGGCGCCGCCTTTCTGAAGAAGGAGATCGAGGTTATCAACGCGGTGGTGCAGCAGGCGGTG
- the LOC108036381 gene encoding mucin-2 → MNLSSLFLLALVASVAISAGSAHRISRPVPPKEPCQATTTRPPCSRTTTPPCEKISTTTTTPEQPPCEPTTTTTPPPCETTTTTTTTTTTTTTTTTTTTTTTTTTTTTTTTTTTTTTTTTTTPEQPPCEPTTTTTPDEPPKEITTTTTPKPEEPCEPTTTTTPTPDQQPTTTTTPSPCETTTTTTTTTTTTTTTTTTTTTTTTTTTTTTTTTTTTTTTTTTTTTTTTTCSPTTTTTTPEQPPCEPTTTTTPDEPPKEITTTTTPKPEEPCEPTTTTTPTPDQPPCEPTTTTTPPPCETTTTTTTTTTTTTTTTTTTTTTTTTTTTTTTTTTTTTTTTTTTTPEQPPCEPTTTTTPDEPPKEITTTTTPKPEEPCEPTTTTTPTPDQPPCEPTTTTTPPPCETTTTTTTTTTTTTTTTTTTTTTTTTTTTTTTTTTTTTTTTTTTTTCSPTTTTTTTPEQPPCEPITTTTPTPEQPPCEPTTTTTPPPCETTTTTTTTTTTTTTTTTTTTTTTTTTTTTTEKPPCEPITTTPTPCGRTTPPPKAPCSRTTTSTPSCEQTTTPACDESAPAKLASKPVKDILAKPSSSIKATVSIGTSAMCANRAEGTIIQDPNHCRRYYECRGGRRLLRKCRSGLWYDSEAGECLPRSQVLNCAAQRN, encoded by the exons ATGAATCTGT CAAGCCTTTTCCTTCTGGCCCTCGTGGCATCCGTCGCTATCAGCGCCGGATCTGCCCACAGAATAAGCCGGCCAGTGCCTCCAAAGGAGCCGTGTCAGGCCACTACCACCAGGCCACCCTGCAGTCGGACCACCACTCCACCATGTGAGAAAATAagcaccacaacaacaacaccagaACAGCCACCTTGTGAGCCTACAACTACCACAACACCACCTCCATGTGAGACAACAACCACTACCACTACTACAACAACTACTACGACAACAACTACCACTACAACGACCACCACGaccaccacaaccacaacTACTACAACCACAACTACGAccacgacaacaacaacgacaacaacacCAGAACAGCCCCCCTGTGAGCCAACCACCACTACAACACCAGATGAGCCCCCAAAAGAGataacaaccacaacaacaccAAAGCCAGAAGAGCCCTGCGAGCCCACGACCACTACAACACCAACTCCAGACCAGCAACCAACAACCACCACAACACCTTCTCCTTGTGAGACGACAACCACTACCACTACGACAACCACTACTACAACGACCACCACTACCACAACCACGACTACAACTACTACAACCACAACTACTACGACCACAACTACAACTACCACAACTACTACAACCACAACTACGACCACGACAACAACGTGTTCcccaacaacaacgacaacaacacCAGAACAGCCCCCCTGTGAGCCAACCACCACTACAACACCAGATGAGCCCCCCAAAGAGataacaaccacaacaacaccAAAGCCAGAAGAGCCCTGCGAGCCAACGACCACTACAACACCAACTCCAGACCAGCCTCCTTGTGAGCCAACAACCACCACAACACCACCTCCTTGTGAGACGACAACCACTACCACTACTACAACGACCACCACTACCACTACCACAACAACTACTACAACCacaactacaacaaccacaactaCCACAACCACAACTACCACAACCACAACTACGACCACGACAACAACACCAGAACAGCCCCCCTGTGAGCCAACCACCACTACAACACCAGATGAGCCCCCCAAAGAGataacaaccacaacaacaccAAAGCCGGAAGAGCCTTGTGAGCCAACAACCACTACAACACCAACTCCAGACCAGCCACCTTGTGAGCCAACAACTACGACAACACCACCTCCTTGTGAGACAACAACTACTACCACTACgacaacaaccacaaccactaccacaacaaccacaactaCTACAACCACAACTACTACAACCACAACTACTACAAccacaacaactacaaccacAACTACGACCACGACAACAACGTGTtccccaacaacaacaacgacaacaacacCAGAGCAGCCGCCTTGTGAGCCAATAACCACCACAACACCAACCCCAGAACAGCCACCCTGCGAGCCAACAACTACGACAACACCACCTCCTTGTGAGACAACAACCACTACCACTAcgacaacaaccacaacaacgaCAACCACTACCACAACAACCACTACGACAACAACCACGACAACAACTACAGAAAAGCCACCATGTGAGCCAATTACCACAACACCAACTCCCTGTGGTAGAACCACTCCTCCCCCAAAGGCTCCCTGCAGTCGCACCACAACTTCTACACCATCTTGCGAACAGACAACAACACCGGCCTGTGATGAGAGTGCACCCGCTAAGCTGGCAAGCAAGCCTGTTAAGGATATCCTTGCTAAGCCGAGCAGCTCCATCAAAGCCACCGTCTCAATCGGGACCAGTGCCATGTGCGCTAACCGCGCCGAAGGAACCATAATCCAGGACCCCAATCACTGCAGGAGGTACTACGAATGCCGCGGCGGACGTCGCCTGTTGCGCAAGTGCCGTTCTGGTCTGTGGTACGATTCGGAAGCTGGAGAGTGCCTGCCACGCAGCCAGGTCTTGAACTGCGCAGCCCAGCGTAACTAA
- the LOC108036380 gene encoding lysophospholipid acyltransferase 6 isoform X3, which yields MLEPPKFIENDCYIGSRSFTWLADMVGLSVDLVNFLLCQILALFLASLFRSVLHPSKVSSKLRHTFALSIGLAFGYFCFGQQAIHIAGLPAICYIVIRTQDPRIVQRAVLLVAMCYLLCIHLMRQLYDYGSYALDITGPLMIITQKVTSLAFSIHDGFVRGDEELTKAQQYHAIRKMPSALEYFSYVWHFQSILAGPLVFYKDYIEFVEGYNLLSSPPGNGNLENSKREVVLEPSPTKAVIRKVVGSLVCAFIFMKFVKIYPVKDMKEDDFLDNTSVLYKYWYAMMATTCIRFKYYHAWLLADAICNNSGLGFTGYDKDGNPKWDLISNINVLSFEFSTNMRDAINNWNCGTNRWLRTLVYERVPKQYGTLLTFALSAVWHGFYPGYYLTFATGAVVVTAARTGRRLFRHRFQSTQVTRMFYDILTCLITRVVLGYATFPFVLLEFMGSIKLYLRFYLCLHIISLVTIFILPKFIRGERRSRTSNSNGNVRLSGSGNVKDAVTTNGGSPAALTAGNDLSEDGEEDKHAQSAAAAGTTREEADAQVRPRRS from the exons GTAAACTTTTTACTCTGCCAAATACTGGCTCTCTTCCTGGCCTCACTCTTCCGCTCCGTGCTGCATCCTTCAAAGGTTTCCAGCAAACTGCGCCACACGTTCGCCCTGTCGATTGGCTTGGCCTTTGGCTACTTTTGCTTTGGCCAGCAGGCCATCCACATTGCCGGACTTCCGGCAATATGTTACATTGTCATCCGCACCCAGGATCCGCGCATCGTCCAAAG AGCCGTCCTGCTGGTGGCCATGTGCTATCTGCTGTGCATTCACCTGATGCGTCAGCTATATGACTATGGATCCTATGCCCTGGACATTACCGGGCCCCTGATGATCATCACCCAAAAGGTGACCAGTCTGGCCTTCAGCATTCACGATGGCTTCGTGCGGGGCGATGAG GAACTCACCAAAGCCCAGCAGTACCATGCCATTCGCAAAATGCCCTCGGCCTTGGAGTACTTCTCCTACGTGTGGCACTTCCAGAGCATTCTGGCCGGCCCCCTGGTCTTCTACAAGGACTACATCGAATTCGTGGAGGGCTACAATTTACTGAGCAGTCCACCAGGCAAC GGCAATCTGGAGAACAGCAAGAGGGAAGTGGTGCTGGAACCTTCACCAACTAAAGCGGTGATACGCAAAGTGGTTGGCAGTCTCGTGTGTGCATTCATATTCATGAAGTTTGTGAAAATATATCCGGTGAAAGACATGAAGGAGGACGACTTCCTGGACAACACCAGCGTGCTCTACAAGTACTGGTACGCCATGATGGCCACCACCTGCATACGCTTTAAGTATTATCACGCCTGGCTCCTAGCGGACGCCATTTGCAATAACTCAGGCCTAGGTTTCACTGGCTACGATAAGGATGGCAACCCCAAGTGGGACCTGATATCCAACATCAATGTGCTGTCGTTTGAG TTCTCAACCAACATGCGCGATGCGATTAACAATTGGAACTGCGGCACCAACCGCTGGCTGCGAACCCTCGTCTATGAGCGTGTTCCCAAGCAGTACGGCACGCTCCTCACCTTTGCCCTCAGCGCCGTCTGGCACGGCTTCTATCCGGGCTACTACCTGACCTTCGCCACCGGCGCCGTCGTTGTGACGGCTGCGCGCACCGGCCGGCGACTCTTCCGCCACCGCTTCCAAAGCACGCAGGTCACGCGAATGTTCTACGACATCTTAACCTGCCTGATTACACGCGTCGTACTGGGCTACGCCACATTCCCATTCGTTCTGCTTGAATTTATG GGCAGCATCAAATTGTACCTGAGATTTTATTTGTGCCTTCACATCATTTCACTAGTgaccatatttattttacccaAGTTTATACGCGGCGAACGCCGCTCTCGCACGTCGAATAGCAACGGAAACGTCCGGCTGTCGGGCAGCGGCAATGTCAAGGATGCGGTGACCACCAATGGAGGATCTCCAGCAGCTTTGACCGCTGGCAATGATCTCAGCGAGGATGGAGAGGAGGATAAGCACGCTCAAT cagcagcagcagcaggcacaACTAGAGAAGAAGCAGATGCCCAGGTGCGCCCGAGACGCAGTTAG
- the LOC108036380 gene encoding lysophospholipid acyltransferase 6 isoform X1, which produces MLEPPKFIENDCYIGSRSFTWLADMVGLSVDLVNFLLCQILALFLASLFRSVLHPSKVSSKLRHTFALSIGLAFGYFCFGQQAIHIAGLPAICYIVIRTQDPRIVQRAVLLVAMCYLLCIHLMRQLYDYGSYALDITGPLMIITQKVTSLAFSIHDGFVRGDEELTKAQQYHAIRKMPSALEYFSYVWHFQSILAGPLVFYKDYIEFVEGYNLLSSPPGNGNLENSKREVVLEPSPTKAVIRKVVGSLVCAFIFMKFVKIYPVKDMKEDDFLDNTSVLYKYWYAMMATTCIRFKYYHAWLLADAICNNSGLGFTGYDKDGNPKWDLISNINVLSFEFSTNMRDAINNWNCGTNRWLRTLVYERVPKQYGTLLTFALSAVWHGFYPGYYLTFATGAVVVTAARTGRRLFRHRFQSTQVTRMFYDILTCLITRVVLGYATFPFVLLEFMGSIKLYLRFYLCLHIISLVTIFILPKFIRGERRSRTSNSNGNVRLSGSGNVKDAVTTNGGSPAALTAGNDLSEDGEEDKHAQCKVHTPTHQQPAAALHNTTEQQTSEQPNNVNLRPRPQQQQQQAQLEKKQMPRCARDAVSVPHDQCEMDQLSSKLKEKIEAETKNIEEFIDKTVTETVSGIVEFKNDLMRDIEFPKLKLPGSNGGIPLDSSNGVGLRKRNISSVHDNSTDPGNDTADLHHPLEENGAAFLKKEIEVINAVVQQAVPAVLSNGHAK; this is translated from the exons GTAAACTTTTTACTCTGCCAAATACTGGCTCTCTTCCTGGCCTCACTCTTCCGCTCCGTGCTGCATCCTTCAAAGGTTTCCAGCAAACTGCGCCACACGTTCGCCCTGTCGATTGGCTTGGCCTTTGGCTACTTTTGCTTTGGCCAGCAGGCCATCCACATTGCCGGACTTCCGGCAATATGTTACATTGTCATCCGCACCCAGGATCCGCGCATCGTCCAAAG AGCCGTCCTGCTGGTGGCCATGTGCTATCTGCTGTGCATTCACCTGATGCGTCAGCTATATGACTATGGATCCTATGCCCTGGACATTACCGGGCCCCTGATGATCATCACCCAAAAGGTGACCAGTCTGGCCTTCAGCATTCACGATGGCTTCGTGCGGGGCGATGAG GAACTCACCAAAGCCCAGCAGTACCATGCCATTCGCAAAATGCCCTCGGCCTTGGAGTACTTCTCCTACGTGTGGCACTTCCAGAGCATTCTGGCCGGCCCCCTGGTCTTCTACAAGGACTACATCGAATTCGTGGAGGGCTACAATTTACTGAGCAGTCCACCAGGCAAC GGCAATCTGGAGAACAGCAAGAGGGAAGTGGTGCTGGAACCTTCACCAACTAAAGCGGTGATACGCAAAGTGGTTGGCAGTCTCGTGTGTGCATTCATATTCATGAAGTTTGTGAAAATATATCCGGTGAAAGACATGAAGGAGGACGACTTCCTGGACAACACCAGCGTGCTCTACAAGTACTGGTACGCCATGATGGCCACCACCTGCATACGCTTTAAGTATTATCACGCCTGGCTCCTAGCGGACGCCATTTGCAATAACTCAGGCCTAGGTTTCACTGGCTACGATAAGGATGGCAACCCCAAGTGGGACCTGATATCCAACATCAATGTGCTGTCGTTTGAG TTCTCAACCAACATGCGCGATGCGATTAACAATTGGAACTGCGGCACCAACCGCTGGCTGCGAACCCTCGTCTATGAGCGTGTTCCCAAGCAGTACGGCACGCTCCTCACCTTTGCCCTCAGCGCCGTCTGGCACGGCTTCTATCCGGGCTACTACCTGACCTTCGCCACCGGCGCCGTCGTTGTGACGGCTGCGCGCACCGGCCGGCGACTCTTCCGCCACCGCTTCCAAAGCACGCAGGTCACGCGAATGTTCTACGACATCTTAACCTGCCTGATTACACGCGTCGTACTGGGCTACGCCACATTCCCATTCGTTCTGCTTGAATTTATG GGCAGCATCAAATTGTACCTGAGATTTTATTTGTGCCTTCACATCATTTCACTAGTgaccatatttattttacccaAGTTTATACGCGGCGAACGCCGCTCTCGCACGTCGAATAGCAACGGAAACGTCCGGCTGTCGGGCAGCGGCAATGTCAAGGATGCGGTGACCACCAATGGAGGATCTCCAGCAGCTTTGACCGCTGGCAATGATCTCAGCGAGGATGGAGAGGAGGATAAGCACGCTCAATGTAAAGTCCACACGCCCACACATCAGCAGCCAGCTGCTGCCCTACACAACACTACTGAACAACAGACATCCGAGCAACCGAACAATGTAAACCTTCGACCACgcccacagcagcagcagcagcaggcacaACTAGAGAAGAAGCAGATGCCCAGGTGCGCCCGAGACGCAGTTAGCGTACCCCATGACCAGTGCGAAATGGACCAGCTGTCCAGCAAGCTAAAGGAGAAGATCGAGGCCGAGACCAAAAACATTGAGGAATTTATTGATAAGACTGTAACCGAGACCGTCAGCGGCATTGTGGAGTTCAAGAATGATCTGATGCGGGACATCGAATTTCCCAAGCTGAAGCTGCCCGGTAGCAACGGCGGCATTCCCCTAGACTCTTCAAATGGCGTTGGTCTGCGCAAACGCAACATATCCTCTGTCCATGACAATAGCACAGATCCTGGCAATGACACCGCTGACCTGCATCATCCCCTCGAGGAGAACGGCGCCGCCTTTCTGAAGAAGGAGATCGAGGTTATCAACGCGGTGGTGCAGCAGGCGGTG